TCTCGCCAGATCATTGGAAGGAATCGCATACGGAGCCTTTACAGGTACAGCTGCTGCTTTTCTTATGAAGCAAACTTCTCCCAGCCAAATGAGTGCAGCTCTCAAATTATCAGGTGTTACGATTCTCATTGGTTTCGGTCTGGGACCAGCTATCGCGGGTTTGATTCTGCAATATATACATTACCTGCCACTCCATTTGCCATTTTGGATTTTGCTCGTCCTGCTCATCATCTCACTATTCGTGCTGGAAACAATTCCTAAAGATTCTGTTTCGATTGAACAAAAACGAGTAAAAAGGAAGATATCGCTTGGTGTGCCAGACAATATTCGTTCTCCATTTTTCTCAATGGCCGGATTGCCTATCTTCACAGTTTTCACAATTCAAGGAATCGCTTTTGCTCTTATTCCTAATTTCGTCCAAAATGTCATTCATACGTCTAACATTGCTGTTTCCGGGTTAATCATTTTCGTGCTTCTCAGTGGAGCAGCTGTGGCTCAGTTCATTCCTTGGCCAAGTCACCCCATTACACGTATGAGATTCGGCATCCTGCTTCTTGCGGTAGGGTCATATATTATTGTTTCTTCCGGGTTAACCTCAAGCTTGCCGCTGCTCTGGACAGGCATTTTCATCCAGTCTATCGGGGGCGGATGGACCTTTCAAATCGCCCTGCGGTTTGCCGGACAGTTACCGGAACCAAAAGAACGGCCACGAGTCATTTCGGTTTTCTATTTATGCGCGTACTCAGGATTTATCGTTCCCGTTATTGGTGTCGGAGCGCTTACTCAATTTTTCAGTTTGAACCAT
This window of the Cytobacillus pseudoceanisediminis genome carries:
- a CDS encoding MFS transporter encodes the protein MLLVSLLMSCGATFITPLFPLYSEAYRLNSLQITILFAIYAAFLLPTLFIAGEKGSTWGLKRVVRISIWISIASTLLFLAGNHSWMLYLARSLEGIAYGAFTGTAAAFLMKQTSPSQMSAALKLSGVTILIGFGLGPAIAGLILQYIHYLPLHLPFWILLVLLIISLFVLETIPKDSVSIEQKRVKRKISLGVPDNIRSPFFSMAGLPIFTVFTIQGIAFALIPNFVQNVIHTSNIAVSGLIIFVLLSGAAVAQFIPWPSHPITRMRFGILLLAVGSYIIVSSGLTSSLPLLWTGIFIQSIGGGWTFQIALRFAGQLPEPKERPRVISVFYLCAYSGFIVPVIGVGALTQFFSLNHSLIVLNLFAAFIVIYVLLYSVRYNRTYSDMINP